GATTCAGAGCTTGAGACTCGAACTCACGGAAACTCTTGTGTTGGttgagaaattgaaggagCAGTTAAATGATAGCAGAGAATCTGAAGCCCGGGCCGTTGAAGAACTTAGTAGAGCTCAAATGCAATTGGAAGTTGTGAAGAATACTGAGGGGACTCTAAAGTCGGAGCATGCTAATGCAATGGAATTGTATAAGTCTTTGCTAATGGAGTTGGAGCAGTCAAGAGATAGAGTAAACTCATTGGAGGAGCTTGTCGCAGACCTCCAGGCTGATCTGGGTAAATTCAGCAAGATGTCGGAACATCCTTCAACTGAAGTTAAAATCTCATCTGGAAATGGGGAATGTGATGAATCAGAAGTTATGAAAACTGAGATTAAtaacttgaaaaatgaagtGGGTCAACTAAGAGCTGCACTGGAGGCTGCTGAAAGTAGCTACCGGGACGAATATATTCAGAGCACGTTGCAAATTAGAAACGCCTATGAACTTGTGGAGCATGCAAAATCAGAATCACGCCAGAGAGAAGCTGAATTGGAGGCAAAGCTAAAGGAATCTGGGGCTGAAGTTGAGGAATTGAGGACACAACTGctcgaaaaagaaaatgcactGCAAAGCATTTCGTGTGAAAACAAGAGTCTGAACCAAAAGTTGGCAGAAAACCAGCAAGCTCAGAGAGATACTGAACTTGAGATCAAGCTACAAAAGTCAGAATCAGTGCTGGAGGATCTCAGGGCGAGCTTACTGGACAAAGAGGCGCGTTTGCAAATCATTGCTGAAGAGAATGAGAAGCTGAAATCTGAAATCACGAATAGGGAAACTGAAAGAAGCAAAGCAAACCAAGAGGCCCTTGCTTTAGCAGAAGCAGCTAGAGCTGCAGAACGGGAGGCCTTAATGAAGCTCGGTTCTTTGACAGACGAAGCGGACAAAAGTTGTAAAAAAGCTGCACGGGTTTCAGAGCAGCTCGATGCAGCTCAGGCCGCTAACTCCGAGATGGAAGCTGAATTACGGAGATTGAAAGTGCAATCTGATCAGTGGAGAAAGGCTGCTGAGGCAGCTGCTGCAATTCTCTCTTCTGGCAATAATGGGAAATACGTCGAAAGGGCTGGCTCTTTCGACTACAATACCATTGGTTCTAAGTTGAGCTCCCAAGATTCTGAAGATACAGATGACGAGTCACCGAAGAAGAGAAATGGAAACATGCTGAAGAAGATTGGTGTGCTGTTGAAGAAAGGGCAGAAGTAAAACGTAAAAACACTTCAAGATTTGATTTCTAGCTGATTATTTTTGTCTGGGTGGAATGTATAGAGTATTATGTGGGACTTCTGTGATTTCACCTGTCTTGTTTGTCCTGCCATGATCCTGctccttgtttctttttacGACAGAATGATGGTAATTCTGTTTCTATTGTGACCATTTTGGTTGGATTTAAGACCAGTATTCCTTTTCAAGTTCATGCTCTCAGTTCTAGTTGGctattttgtttctaattGACAGTGAAAGAATTTTAGAATGCACCCAGAAGctgtaataagtcaaataTAGAGTATCTTTACATGTATGATTCTGATCTCACTAGATTTAGTATGGTTTTTATTCAACATCCACAAGTTTATTTCTTCAGTTAATGAGAAAGGACcaatgatgataatgatgcAGCTTGCGTTTTGATTGTCCTATTAAGCACCAGGTATTATTCACTTTagctcttttcaattttattttaaaaagatgttTCGTTAGGaaaataagtattttgttGCTCGATATATTGTTCTCTTTGACTTTTCATAGCTTTATCCTAAAAAGAACCCACTAGAGAGAGGATAATCGTGGGGCTCCACACGTTGCAGTACAAAAGATTTGATCAAATGGAGCAAAATTTTGTTGAGTCACAGATATCTACAGGGACAACATCTATTCTCAACAGTGCCATTAAAAATCtcttaataacaatttttttgaatatgtctggatatttttgaatttaaagaattttaaattcttacattctaattttaaattatattttgactaatatTGATGActtccaaatttttttaaaatgggtagtttagaattttttttcaaattcttctctcaaattcaaaaaatgggTAGTTtagaattcttttttcaaattcaaatatatcaatacaaATACACTTGATACCTTTTTATATGAGATATTCTCACAAGATCATCTTTGTGAATACCATACATCAGTTCCAATAAGATTGCAGCAGTTCGATTTGTTGTTGGTATATACCTTGATGATGAGACCTCGGAGGTCAACGAAAAGACTTTCAGCATTGCTGTCTCGCAGGTTTTGAGGCCCATAATTTGTTATATCCGAAGAAAATTGGGCTCTATTCCGATGTTCATTTTGTATCAGAAGGTTAGTTAGGGCAATGGAGATTGGAAAGTCATACATACAAGACTTCAAGTCGCACCATTCCGAAAATCACGTGCATGAAGATGTGCCTCCTGAGTTTCAATTTCAACTGCTGTAACAGGTTCTCTAGGCTACGCCTACCCATGCAAGTAATTCAGCTGGACACAGTTTACAAAAGCCATGAATGATTCAAAGGTGGATGCTGACCCATAATGTGCCACTAAAACTCCGGTTTTCTGTTCATTGTTATCTCAATCTGGAGATTACTAAATACTCCCAAAAACTTCCTCAAAGTTGCATGCTTGACAGGTACAGCTTGCTTACTACTTCAAACACATCCTTCCAACTGTTAAATTAGCCCGTGAGATGCATGTAACAAAGTGAGATTCTAATAGCTAGCGAATCATA
The nucleotide sequence above comes from Sesamum indicum cultivar Zhongzhi No. 13 linkage group LG11, S_indicum_v1.0, whole genome shotgun sequence. Encoded proteins:
- the LOC105174336 gene encoding interactor of constitutive active ROPs 2, chloroplastic isoform X2 — encoded protein: MQTPKSRPRSLDVPKRPSPTTYRTARKLKTPGSDSDSASSPNPVSKTPKDRSPKVVDRKSPRIPAIEKKRPSKVSELEPRIAQLQEELKKAKDQLSSSESSKRRAQQEVEEAKEQLAAMMAELEETQKQLKEISESEEDRVQELRKISQDRDKAWQSELEALQKQHSLDSAALASAMNEVQKLKIQLDRVCQSEAAQARHAESAHTEIQSLRLELTETLVLVEKLKEQLNDSRESEARAVEELSRAQMQLEVVKNTEGTLKSEHANAMELYKSLLMELEQSRDRVNSLEELVADLQADLGKFSKMSEHPSTEVKISSGNGECDESEVMKTEINNLKNEVGQLRAALEAAESSYRDEYIQSTLQIRNAYELVEHAKSESRQREAELEAKLKESGAEVEELRTQLLEKENALQSISCENKSLNQKLAENQQAQRDTELEIKLQKSESVLEDLRASLLDKEARLQIIAEENEKLKSEITNRETERSKANQEALALAEAARAAEREALMKLGSLTDEADKSCKKAARVSEQLDAAQAANSEMEAELRRLKVQSDQWRKAAEAAAAILSSGNNGKYVERAGSFDYNTIGSKLSSQDSEDTDDESPKKRNGNMLKKIGVLLKKGQK
- the LOC105174336 gene encoding interactor of constitutive active ROPs 2, chloroplastic isoform X1, whose amino-acid sequence is MRDLSSKRPRSLDVPKRPSPTTYRTARKLKTPGSDSDSASSPNPVSKTPKDRSPKVVDRKSPRIPAIEKKRPSKVSELEPRIAQLQEELKKAKDQLSSSESSKRRAQQEVEEAKEQLAAMMAELEETQKQLKEISESEEDRVQELRKISQDRDKAWQSELEALQKQHSLDSAALASAMNEVQKLKIQLDRVCQSEAAQARHAESAHTEIQSLRLELTETLVLVEKLKEQLNDSRESEARAVEELSRAQMQLEVVKNTEGTLKSEHANAMELYKSLLMELEQSRDRVNSLEELVADLQADLGKFSKMSEHPSTEVKISSGNGECDESEVMKTEINNLKNEVGQLRAALEAAESSYRDEYIQSTLQIRNAYELVEHAKSESRQREAELEAKLKESGAEVEELRTQLLEKENALQSISCENKSLNQKLAENQQAQRDTELEIKLQKSESVLEDLRASLLDKEARLQIIAEENEKLKSEITNRETERSKANQEALALAEAARAAEREALMKLGSLTDEADKSCKKAARVSEQLDAAQAANSEMEAELRRLKVQSDQWRKAAEAAAAILSSGNNGKYVERAGSFDYNTIGSKLSSQDSEDTDDESPKKRNGNMLKKIGVLLKKGQK